In the genome of Amia ocellicauda isolate fAmiCal2 chromosome 3, fAmiCal2.hap1, whole genome shotgun sequence, one region contains:
- the LOC136746501 gene encoding eukaryotic translation initiation factor 1A, X-chromosomal, which produces MPKNKGKGGKNRRRGKNENESEKRELVFKEDGQEYAQVIKMLGNGRLEAMCFDGVKRLCHIRGKLRKKVWINTSDIILVGLRDYQDNKADVILKYNADEARSLKAYGELPEHAKINETDTFGPGDDDEIQFDDIGDDDEDIDDI; this is translated from the exons ATGCCCAAGAATAAAG GTAAGGGAGGTAAGAATCGACGACGTGGTAAGAATGAGAACGAGTCTGAGAAGAGAGAACTGGTGTTCAAGGAGGACGGCCAGG AATACGCCCAGGTCATCAAGATGCTTGGGAACGGGCGTTTGGAAGCCATGTGTTTTGACGGAGTGAAGAGGCTCTGTCACATCCGGGGCAAGCTGAGGAAAAAG GTTTGGATAAACACCTCGGACATCATACTGGTGGGATTGAGGGACTATCAG GATAACAAGGCTGATGTCATTCTCAAGTACAACGCTGATGAAGCCAGGAGCTTAAAAGCCTACGGAGAGCTGCCAGAGCACG CTAAAATCAATGAGACGGACACATTCGGCCCTGGAGATGACGACGAGATTCAGTTCGATGACATCGGAGATGACGATGAAGACATTGATGAT ATCTAA